In the genome of Drosophila pseudoobscura strain MV-25-SWS-2005 chromosome 3, UCI_Dpse_MV25, whole genome shotgun sequence, one region contains:
- the LOC4805628 gene encoding ubiquitin-protein ligase E3C, which yields MFGFDGEYRRRPVQSLGGASHTHDRETVIRKAAEERQKRNELRQKANGAVVLQSYARSFIHRQRLKRAEREAFDVYLQVHRHRLTEDESLNFLLRRLNFFYSSREAKDGERLIEVCQQILRSPGRLLQHSASDPIWLFRVCKLLDACLLQLTLSQVPQAIPLRMLETFTTVTSVERYVNDEILLFKYLERVFGFLIARNYFLRLRRLLDEKCPPLDGETLHAPSPQADALLHLLLRPLAVAKRACNGGQVLPVSLLVCQNFIKDILATPHTDAIRSFVLPCLAECPEFPFDLLMRSLIDLLETAAVTATSESDSASSRRSFLFHGADTGSGGAKQTVAQPMDALFTSFLLSSLLVLDRRQLATLQQSSLLTVYVRIIAEMMPNILLLPKSTLRTHANAPHRHVDSDNESDEEEEEDQPVAHTLDYDMEQTCRTSAELSSKERDCLLESIATLNETERVDFIVQQLDPHIEHSQLIYALCEICHNLMIYNKHAVFEYKLLYTLAFTPKFIRAVWFKLAAESTQLGFSAPLTLISKGVVPKQQGVDRTIPLLATFCMLFGRLLPTLHDVEFVENKLMPTTHVRLMPFSIAEIVQMSKTLKDISLGLVELAFPETRSNLANYRSVLGHTEADDKKLRHQKQIWANLLNVVVFVLNQIHTRDLRMGFCPESHWTVSRLDLPLDRPTDLPLTHSSRLRGIRPFQPIRDFTREDFENGPPMSTKQIRSITILREIPFVVAFSKRVSILQGLVAANKMRVQGHLQAFLQGPSIMITVRRTHLYEDAYDKLRPENEPDLRPKFRIQFVSSLGLDEAGIDGGGVFREFLSELIKSAFDPNRGFFMVTTDNKLYPNPNVADLFGDFEKHYYFIGRILGKAIYENLLVELPLAEFFLTKLAGKYSDVDIHQLASLDPELYRNLLYLKDYTGDVSELNLDFTVASSSLGQTQIVELKPQGQSTPVTNSNRIEYIQLIADYKLNVQIRRHCNAFRKGLSNVLPIEWLYMFSNKELQILISGAEIPIDLEDLKKHCKYGGEYTPEHPSIVAFWEALEGFDDLQRRQLLKFVTSCSRPPLLGFKDLDPPFFIQNAGDMERLPTASTCTNLLKLPPFNTVEQMREKLLYAIQSGVGFELS from the exons ATGTTTGGATTCGATGGCGAGTACCGTCGTCGTCCGGTGCAAAGTCTTGGTGGCGCTTCGCATACACACGACCGGGAGACTGTGATTCGAAAAGCAGCCGAGGAGCGACAGAAACGCAATGAGCTGCGCCAGAAGGCCAACGGCGCCGTGGTGCTGCAGTCCTATGCCCGTTCTTTCATTCATCGCCAGCGTCTCAAAAGGGCGGAGCGTGAGGCCTTTGACGTATACCTCCAGGTTCATCGCCACCGCCTGACGGAGGATGAGAGTCTTAATTTTCTGTTGCGCCGCCTGAACTTCTTCTACAGCAGTCGCGAAGCCAAGGACGGCGAACGTTTG ATTGAAGTCTGTCAACAAATCCTGCGTAGCCCTGGCCGCCTATTGCAGCATTCAGCCTCGGATCCGATATGGCTGTTTCGTGTATGCAAGCTCCTAGACGCTTGCCTGCTCCAGCTGACACTCTCCCAGGTTCCCCAGGCCATTCCCCTGCGAATGCTGGAAACCTTCACAACCGTCACCTCCGTGGAACGCTATGTGAACGATGAGATATTGCTGTTCAAATATTTGGAGCGTGTGTTTGGGTTCCTAATCGCACGCAACTACTTCCTTCGCTTGCGCAGGCTGCTGGATGAAAAATGCCCGCCTCTGGATGGGGAAACGCTGCATGCCCCCAGTCCGCAGGCCGATGCCCTACTCCATTTGCTGCTGCGTCCGTTGGCAGTGGCCAAACGAGCCTGTAATGGGGGCCAAGTATTGCCAGTGTCATTGCTCGTGTGCCAGAATTTCATAAAGGATATCCTGGCCACGCCCCACACGGATGCCATACGTTCTTTCGTACTCCCCTGCCTGGCAGAATGTCCAGAGTTCCCCTTCGATCTGCTGATGCGCTCGCTCATCGATCTCCTGGAAACAGCAGCGGTGACTGCGACATCGGAGTCAGATAGTGCCTCCAGTCGGCGCAGCTTCTTGTTCCATGGAGCAGACACGGGCAGCGGCGGCGCTAAGCAAACCGTGGCCCAACCAATGGATGCCTTGTTTACCTCATTCTTACTTAGCTCTCTCTTGGTGCTCGACCGCAGGCAGCTGG CCACATTGCAGCAGAGTTCACTGCTCACTGTCTACGTGCGAATCATAGCCGAAATGATGCCCAACATTCTGCTCCTTCCCAAGTCCACTCTACGAACGCATGCCAATGCCCCGCATCGGCATGTGGACAGCGACAATGAATCGGatgaggaggaagaggaggaccAGCCAGTCGCTCACACACTGGACTACGATATGGAGCAGACATGCCGCACGAGCGCGGAGCTAAGTAGCAAGGAGCGTGACTGTCTGCTGGAGTCTATAGCCACACTGAACGAAACGGAGCGCGTGGATTTTATTGTCCAGCAGCTTGATCCTCATATCGAGCACAGCCAACTGATCTACGCCCTCTGCGAGATCTGCCACAACCTAATGATCTACAACAAACACGCAGTCTTCGAATATAA GCTGCTCTACACTCTGGCCTTCACTCCGAAGTTTATACGTGCCGTATGGTTCAAGCTGGCCGCCGAATCCACACAGCTGGGCTTCTCAGCACCGCTTACCCTCATTTCCAAGGGGGTTGTGC CGAAGCAGCAAGGAGTGGATCGCACCATTCCACTGTTGGCCACGTTTTGTATGCTCTTTGGACGTCTGCTGCCCACTCTGCACGATGTAGAGTTTGTGGAGAACAAGCTGATGCCGACGACGCACGTTCGACTGATGCCATTCTCTATTGCGGAGATTGTGCAAATGTCTAAGACGCTCAAGGACATTAGTCTGGGCCTCGTGGAGCTGGCCTTTCCAGAAACGCGCAGCAATTTGGCCAACTATCGCAGCGTGTTGGGCCACACAGAGGCCGATGACAAAAAGCTGCGTCATCAGAAGCAGATCTGGGCCAATCTGCTCAATGTTGTGGTCTTTGTGCTCAACCAGATACACACGCGTGACCTACGCATGGGCTTCTGTCCGGAGTCGCACTGGACTGTCAGCCGATTGGACCTGCCGCTCGACAGGCCAACCGATCTCCCCCTGACTCATAGCAGCCGTTTGCGCGGCATTCGTCCCTTTCAACCGATCCGGGACTTTACACGCGAAGACTTCGAGAACGGTCCGCCCATGTCCACCAAGCAGATACGCTCAATAACCATTCTGCGCGAGATACCATTTGTGGTGGCCTTCAGCAAGCGTGTAAGCATTCTTCAAGGTCTGGTGGCAGCCAACAAGATGCGAGTACAGGGCCATTTGCAAGCCTTCCTCCAGGGTCCCTCCATTATGATCACTGTCCGGCGGACGCATCTATATGAAGATGCCTACGACAAGCTGCGCCCGGAGAATG AGCCGGATCTACGTCCGAAATTCCGCATACAGTTTGTCTCTTCGCTGGGTCTGGATGAGGCGGGCATTGATGGCGGCGGAGTTTTTCGCGAATTCCTATCAGAGCTTATCAAATCTGCATTCGATCCCAATCGGGGTTTTTTCAT GGTAACCACGGACAACAAGCTTTATCCGAATCCGAATGTGGCGGATCTTTTTGGCGACTTTGAGAAGCATTACTATTTCATTGGTCGCATTCTGGGCAAGGCGATATACGAGAATCTGCTCGTGGAGCTGCCGCTGGCTGAGTTCTTCCTGACAAAACTGGCTGGCAAATACTCGGATGTGGACATACATCAGTTGGCCTCGCTGGATCCGGAACTATATCGCAATCTGTTGTACTTAAAAGACTATACGGGGGATGTCAGTGAATTGAATTTGGATTTCACCGTGGCCAGCAGCTCTCTGGGACAGACACAGATTGTCGAGCTGAAGCCGCAGGGCCAGAGCACTCCGGTGACCAACTCGAATCGCATTGAGTATATCCAGCTGATAGCCGACTATAAGCTCAATGTCCAGATACGTCGCCACTGCAATGCCTTCCGCAAGGGTCTGTCCAATGTCCTGCCCATCGAATGGCTGTACATGTTCAGCAACAAGGAGCTGCAAATACTCATCTCTGGTGCTGAGATTCCGATCGATCTGGAGGATCTCAAGAAGCACTGCAAGTACGGCGGCGAATACACGCCGGAGCATCCCTCGATTGTGGCCTTTTGGGAGGCATTAGAGGGCTTCGATGACCTGCAGCGCAGGCAGCTGCTAAAGTTCGTTACCAGCTGTTCTAGGCCACCGTTGTTGGGTTTTAAG GACCTGGATCCTCCATTCTTCATACAAAATGCTGGAGATATGGAGCGCTTGCCTACGGCCAGCACCTGTACCAATCTGCTGAAGTTGCCGCCATTTAATACTGTGGAACAAATGCGCGAAAAGCTGCTCTATGCCATACAGTCCGGTGTGGGATTCGAGCTCAGCTAA
- the cN-IIIB gene encoding 7-methylguanosine phosphate-specific 5'-nucleotidase produces MGCEEKQETTKPSLRIQDIPVLMQDHCRMLDPSKVERIINEFVQGGPERMQLVSDFDYTITKQRTEDGSVVPSSFGIFNACQSLPDSFKTESDKLYHKYRPIEIDPHMPIPEKVQYMVEWWTKSGALATGFPFDQSEIDQIASKYKNALRDRTHEFFADLQRLGIPTLVFSAGLGNSVVSLLRQANVMHPNVKVVSNFLQFRNGLLDGFQQPMIHTFNKNETVLDGSEYYNLVHTRDHIIVMGDSLGDADMASGVPASSHIIKIGFLFEHVEANMDKYMKTFDIVLVDDQTMDVPRALLALIEKQHQLKQQATTQSTL; encoded by the coding sequence ATGGGCTGTGAGGAGAAGCAAGAAACCACCAAGCCAAGCCTGCGCATCCAGGACATTCCGGTGCTGATGCAGGACCACTGTCGCATGCTAGATCCCTCCAAGGTGGAGCGCATCATCAATGAGTTCGTACAGGGCGGCCCGGAGCGCATGCAACTTGTGTCGGACTTTGACTATACAATCACCAAACAGCGGACTGAGGACGGCAGTGTGGTGCCCTCCAGTTTTGGGATCTTCAACGCCTGCCAGTCGCTGCCGGATAGCTTCAAAACGGAGTCGGACAAACTATACCATAAGTACAGGCCAATTGAGATCGATCCGCACATGCCCATCCCCGAGAAGGTTCAGTACATGGTCGAATGGTGGACCAAGTCTGGTGCACTGGCCACCGGCTTCCCCTTCGATCAATCAGAAATAGATCAGATTGCCAGCAAGTATAAAAACGCGCTACGTGACCGTACTCATGAGTTTTTTGCCGATCTACAGCGCTTGGGCATTCCTACATTGGTTTTCTCCGCCGGACTGGGCAACTCTGTGGTCTCCTTGTTGCGCCAGGCAAATGTGATGCATCCCAATGTAAAGGTGGTGTCGAATTTCCTGCAATTTCGCAATGGACTTCTGGACGGCTTCCAGCAGCCCATGATACACACCTTCAACAAGAACGAAACTGTCCTGGACGGCAGTGAGTATTACAACCTGGTCCACACACGCGACCACATCATCGTGATGGGGGATTCCCTAGGAGACGCTGACATGGCCTCCGGCGTTCCGGCCTCTTCGCATATCATAAAAATTGGTTTCCTTTTCGAACATGTGGAGGCCAATATGGATAAGTACATGAAGACATTTGATATCGTCTTGGTGGATGATCAAACAATGGATGTGCCCCGGGCCTTGCTCGCTCTCATCGAAAAGCAGCACCAGCTAAAGCAGCAGGCCACAACGCAGAGCACCCTTTGA
- the LOC4805627 gene encoding lipase 3 has translation MLDMKLCVVFLLISSSFLRSVSLGQGLIDSVCQMAQLHRLECQVHRVETADGYLLSLHRIPAPRNQSCPRETRTRLRPFVLMHGLLGSAADFVTAGRGQALAVELHRRCFDVWLPNARGTTHSRRHRTLQTSQARFWQFSWHEIGLYDLPAIVDRVLVMTGHRQVHYVGHSQGTTVLLVLLSQRPEYNSKFANAALMAPVAFLKHLSSPPLRLLASDSAGVTMLLNKLGLNELLPATALTQVGGQFFCSATLPTYTLCTLFTSLYVGFSDYPVDRSLLPRILETIPAGISRGQLQHFGQLINSGKFQQYDYRSPRLNSLRYGQPTPPSYRLRNVRLQLQIFHGTRDALSSQADVQRLVNELRQSRTRLYQVPGYNHIDFLFAVTASQLVYERIIQQAWQLDATAAAVALQGR, from the exons ATGCTCGACATGAAACTTTGCGTAGTCTTTCTGCtgatcagcagcagctttcTGCGGAGTGTCAGTCTCGGGCAGGGCCTGATCGACTCCGTCTGCCAGATGGCGCAGCTACATCGCCTCGAGTGTCAAGTGCATCGCGTGGAGACCGCCGACGGGTATCTCTTGAGTCTTCATCGCATTCCCGCGCCGCGCAACCAGAGCTGCCCCCGTGAGACCAGGACCAGGCTGCGGCCCTTTGTGCTGATGCACGGACTCCTCGGCTCGGCCGCAGACTTCGTGACTGCGGGACGGGGCCAGGCTCTGGCAGTGGAGTTGCACAGGCGATGCTTTGACGTCTGGCTGCCAAATGCCCGGGGCACAACGCACTCCCGTCGGCACCGCACTCTGCAGACGAGTCAGGCGCGGTTCTGGCAGTTCAGCTGGCACGAGATTGGCCTCTACGACCTGCCCGCCATCGTGGACCGTGTACTGGTAATGACAGGCCACCGGCAGGTACACTATGTGGGTCACTCGCAGGGAACCActgtgctgctggtgctcctgtCGCAGCGTCCCGAGTACAATTCGAAGTTTGCCAATGCGGCCCTAATGGCTCCCGTGGCCTTTCTCAAGCACCTGAGTAGTCCGCCGCTGCGTTTGCTGGCCAGCGACAGTGCTGGGGTCACC ATGCTACTCAACAAGCTGGGCCTCAACGAGCTGCTGCCCGCCACGGCGCTGACCCAGGTGGGGGGGCAGTTCTTCTGCAGCGCCACCCTGCCCACCTACACCCTCTGCACGCTCTTCACCTCCCTCTATGTGGGCTTCAGCGACTATCCAGTGGATCGT AGCCTCTTGCCACGCATCCTGGAGACGATTCCGGCGGGCATCTCGCGTGGCCAGTTGCAGCACTTCGGGCAGCTCATCAATAGCG GCAAATTCCAGCAATACGACTATCGTTCGCCGAGGCTGAACAGCCTGCGATATGGCCAGCCCACGCCCCCCTCATATCGGTTGAGGAATGTTCGCCTCCAGCTGCAGATCTTTCATGGTACTCGCGATGCCTTGTCCAGTCAGGCGGATGTACAGCGACTGGTTAACGAGCTGCGCCAGAGCCGTACGCGGCTGTATCAGGTTCCAGGCTACAATCACATTGACTTTCTGTTTGCCGTCACTGCCTCGCAATTGGTTTATGAGCGCATCATTCAACAGGCCTGGCAACtggatgcaacagcagcagcagtagcactCCAGGGtagatga
- the LOC6899070 gene encoding uncharacterized protein — MEMDVNRQTRHNGNLMTISARCSNNNSTATIAAAAAATTGTEAATASYSAPPSGCCGILSRLFCVNRHKATHSVAGSECHSSAPFSSQLHCKAATASGQRRRRTPQEIYFESRGKSCKKLLKFNGNSNKILLYPEEGWARTASSSYWTITPCWWQPNRCRIVEFSGTQRRATKAQMLPLEQQGSLLIAGHFGRSTPVASASAAAAASGTVAATPTSAGSGAGATTTAAATTGSRSRSKGCDKSQPARNDEFKLYLTSNISMEDYNMGYCLTGFVERRCQLTNTFQMTHFAVIKRQWPPSPSNLSKS, encoded by the exons ATGGAAATGGATGTTAATCGCCAGACACGCCACAATGGCAACCTAATGACCATATCCGCCCGCTGTTCCAACAACAattcaacagcaacaatagcagcagcagcagcagccactacAGGAActgaggcagcaacagcatcctATTCGGCGCCGCCGAGCGGGTGTTGCGGCATCTTGAGTCGCCTCTTTTGTGTTAATCGCCACAAGGCAACGCATTCGGTGGCAGGCAGCGAGTGCCACAGCAGCGCTCCATTCTCGTCTCAACTGCACTGCAAGGCGGCCACTGCATCCGGACAGCGACGCCGACGGACGCCACAGGAAATCTACTTCGAGAGTCGCGGCAAGTCCTGCAAGAAGCTATTGAAATTCAATGGAAATTCCAATAAG ATATTGCTTTATCCTGAAGAGGGCTGGGCGCGCACCGCCTCGTCCAGCTACTGGACTATCACGCCCTGCTGGTGGCAGCCCAATCGGTGCCGCATTGTCGAGTTCTCCGGCACCCAGCGTAGGGCGACAAAGGCACAAATGCTGCCACTGGAGCAGCAGGGTTCCCTGCTGATTGCCGGACACTTTGGCAGGAGCACGCCAGTGGCgtcggcatcggcagcagcagcagcatccggAACTGTGGCTGCCACTCCAACATCTGCTGGatctggagcaggagcaacaaCCACTGCGGCGGCAACAACAGGCTCTCGGAGCAGGTCTAAGGGCTGTGACAAGTCACAGCCTGCGCGGAACGACGAGTTCAAGCTGTATCTGACGTCGAACATCTCGATGGAGGACTACAACATGGGTTACTGCCTCACGGGCTTTGTGGAGAGGCGCTGCCAGCTGACAAACACCTTTCAGATGACTCACTTTGCCGTCATCAAGCGGCAGtggccgccgtcgccgtccaATCTGAGCAAATCGTAA